TCTTAAATAATACAGATAAGTGTGTAACTGTTTGTGTCACAGACATGAATGACAAGATTGAGTGCTGTTTCCTTTATAAAAATACCTTCCTACAATccatcttacgatcatttatcaaatgTGTGGTTCATAATCCCAACGTACGCGCAGAAAACACACATAAACCTTtccttttccacgtcaaagacagtttttataaatatcaaCTTTGCCGTCAATTTTTGCGTGCGCACATTTTACGATCAAATCTAAAGCTTTATAAATGATCTGACCTATTGGAAAACTGCATAtctgaccctggaccacaaaaccagtgaAAAGTTGTCtcaaaatgaatcatttttttatactaaaaatcattaggatattaagtaaagatcatattCCATGAAGagattttgtaaatatattgaaaatgtatttattattagtaatatgtaTCGCTAAGGActattttcaaatagttgtatctcagccaaatattgtcctatcctaacaaaccatacatcaatggaaagcttatttattcaactttagGTGACGTATAGATCTCTTATGACTGATTTTATGGCACAGGGTCACACACAAACCCAATGCATAACTCACAACAACTGCACAATGTGGATGTGTTACTGATGTGTTTTGATATGTAGTAGCTACTGAAGACATTTAGATATAAACATGATCTATTCTTTTAAAGAGCAATGCAATCACTAACAATCAACATTTCTctcaaaatcaacatttttaaTCCAATACAGAAATAATAATTCATTACTATATGCCTCTTTATTCAACAAGGAGTCTTTTATTGGTGGCTTACATCTGAACTAACAGTTTTAATGGCTATGGTAAGCTTCCATCTTAAGCAAAAGTTAAGGTTTATAGCTGTAAAGTTAGTGTAGAAGTCTGCTTTTATTCTCCACCAGTAAAGTTTTTTTGTCAACTTGACTTAATGTTAACTTCTTTACTGTGCTGACATTAACTTGACTTAATGTTCTGTAAATTCTGTTAATAAAGCTTTTCTTGTGAAGGTTCGGCGACAATCTTAAAGACGTCACAATGTGATTTGACagacatgcattttattttgtttaaccGGTTCATAATAAATCAGTGTTACATGGCATATCATGGTAATAATCTGACTGATGTCTGTGATTTTAGGCAGATTTTGGAGGATCTGATGTGACCACGAGGTGTCTGCGGGTTTAGATTTCAAAGGCTGGACATCTGACAAATCCATTTAGTCCTAATAAAAACAAGTCGTTTCTCTTTGTCAGTTAGAAATGCTTTTAATAAGAAGCAAAACATCATTATTGTGTAAAACTGAAGCCtccttaataataaaaaaataaaaagtccaaTCGTTCTCTTACATCAGTGTGCAAACAGTTTATACAAAACACTTTCAGATATCAGTTTACGTTCccttataaattatttaaatagcaTATATGTACACATGACATTATTTCAAAACAAATTGactaataacttattttttaaaaggcatCAATATTTCTATATACAACTTTCCATTCATATCGTACTGGGGCATctctttcaaaaatgtattttatactatttacagAAGAAACGGTTTTACTACACACAAAACAGAACTGAattataaaatggaaaaatatcTTTGAGTTGTTGATTTCAATTGTACAACTGTGAGGTAATATTTGTGTTTACTCTTCATCATCATTCCATCGAGACTGAAGAGACGTTTCTCAAAGCTCCAGTTTTGTTAGCGTAATTGGCATTGGCATGATATCTTGCACGTGAGAGTCTATTATCAGCCGTCATCTCTCCATAATATCTTAAAAATTCCTGCTGTGAGCATTGCACATCTATGCGTTTATCTTCTTAAAGGAGAAGAAAGCTCCTCTTCAACTGGCAAATCACAAAAGTTCACATCCAGCCCTGAGAAATATTTCACTCTTTTAAAATAATGAGATTATTGATGAGAAATTGGCTCTGGCTGTGTCAATATCAATGCAGGATGATTAATCGATGAGTAACTCTTGAATCCTGAAGGTCTCAAGGAAAAAGATCACATTCACATAATGTCAAACAAAGTCTGTGCGTCACTCCTCAAGAATCAAGGAGAAGCTTCAGTTCACGAGGGCTCCTTCATTCATCGTCCACAGCAGATCGGAGATTTTATTAAGAAATGAATTTACCCAGCGAATGATTAGAAAGGAAAACCTGATGTGACGTTTCTTTCTCATTAAGAGCCAAAAAGTTCATCTGCAGGCTCCCACCATCCGATATTTAGATCCTCATTGGAAGGAATGATTTGAAGTTTTTTTTCCAGCTTCTTGATCCCACCAGATAGAAACAGACGGATAATAATCGATAACCAGCCGATCCTTCATGTTTATACATCTGCAAGAGAGTCACTCATTAGCATATATTGTATTGGACAAACATAACGCGGTCTTTGTGTAAAAGTGAAGAACAATGCAAGTGTTTTACCTCTACATTCATATTTGAGGTCTGAGAAGTAAACCATCTCTTGAGAGAAGACGAAGAGGCCGAGTCTTCCGCCCGCGTAGGTTTTGTCATGTATACTTCCAGAATCAGCCATGACTTTCTTCCCTTCATACATAATAACTCTAAACAGCAAACACAAGAGAACGTGGTGAGAACTGATATCTGCTTTAGCTTTTGCTCGGTATTGATCAGTGACACTTACCTAATGTGTCCAGTTTTGGGTCTGTGGACCAGTTGCCATCTGTAGGCCGTGTAATCCTTCCAGCCAATGTTCTTCGGGTCGTGCCACAGGGTACGCACCTATCCAAACAAAAGATAAGCGAGATGTTTCAAACAGACCTCCACTTTTGAACATATTCTCAATAAAGTTTATTAACGGTGCGTACTTGTCCTTGAGTGTCTCCGGTATGCCacaaagcgttcctgagatgcTCGCCTGGTCCTGTGGTCGAGTTGACGACTTTAATGGACAGTCCAGAGTAACCCTGGGCTTTGGTGGGTGTATGAGACCAATAGGTTTGCGTGATCTGCTTCCACATCACCACATAAAATCGAGAACTGGACTGGTAGCCGAACACGAAGCCGGCGTAGTCGTCATCGCGGTCGGTGTTGATAAAGAAAGTGCCGCTGAAGTCCACGGCATTGAACTCGTCGTAACCTGAGGGACGATAAAAACACGAACGCTTAGATCTTGCTCCAATGGAATGCATTCAGCTCGTCTCTGAACACTTACCGACAGCGATGCCAGGATCACAGTTGACCGTCTGCAGAAGTTCTTTGCCCCGGTGACGGACGACCCAGTTGGGATCGATTTGCGAAGTTCCCGTGGGGTCAAGAGGAACCATCTGGAACCTGCGGAAATCTGTTTCGCTGATGGCAAAGTTCTCTGGGCAAACGTCGTTAATATCAGGCACGTTATCTTGGTCAAAGTCATACTTGCAGGCGTCGCCTCGGCCATCACCTGGGGCGAAACAGAAAGAGACCAAAGTTCAGCATGTGTGGAAACACAATCtagcaaaaaagtaaaaaaaaagctCGTCTCACCGTCAGAATCTAACTGGTCTGGGTTGGGAGCAAGTCGGCAGTTGTCTTTGTCATCGGGTACGCCATCGTTGTCGTCATCAAAATCGCAGGCGTCTCCTTTGCCATCTTTATCGTGGTCGGCCTGGTTGGCGTTGGGGACGTACGGGCAGTTGTCAAGGTTGTTTTGATGTCCGTCCTCATCGATGTCCTGGTTGCTGTCACACATGTCTCCGACATTGTCAGAGTCTGAGTCGATCTGTGATGGGACATAAATCAGTGAGGTTGTTTCGTATTTAAGATTCTCTGAAGATCATTTACATCCGATCTTAGGATTTCTTAGATATTAACACTGTTTGCGATAAGATATGAACATGTTCTGTTCTGAAGGGTTGGGATAGCAAAGATCTGCTTTATCATCTTATGAACCAAAGCAAATCTGAGCGATTGAAGGTCATCAGAAAAAGCATATATAACATACGGCCTATATATGTGCAATCTTGTTCTTTGATCACAAAGTGATGAGAAATTTTTAAAGAAGAACTGAAATCTATTATTACCTGGTCAGGGTTGTGCTGTAATGGACAGTTATCACAGTGATCACCGACTCCGTCCCAGTCGCTGTCTTTCTGCTCGGTGTTGTACACATATGGGCAGTTGTCCTTCTCATTCAGAATGCCTGGACAATTCATTAACAAACACACAACCTTACAACGGTGTTCAAGTAATTGATTGGTGTTATACTTCAAAAATGTCAAAACGCCTCTCTTACCATCACCATCAATGTCGATGGCACAAGCGTCTCCCTCGCCGTTGTTGTCGGTGTCCGTCTGTTCTGGATTGCTGTCATGTGGGCAGTTATCGCATCCATCACCAACTTGATCGCGGTCTTGGTCGTACTGTCTTGGGTTAAAGACGAACGGGCAGTTGTCCTGTTTCAAAAAGATTCAGCTTGGTTTATTTTTACCACTGGCAAAGTATCTTCTCCTTTTTGTCATGTTATTACGATCTTCTGTAAACAATATTCCAGAAGAAGAATGTGTTCATGACTTACCCCATCATCAGGGATCCCATCATTATCGTCGTCAGAATCGCAAGCGTCGCCGGTACCGTCTTTGTCGTAGTCTTCTTGCCCAGAGTTGGGAAGATCAGGACAGTTGTCCTAAAATATTGCGATTGAAGAATGTTTAACCTCGATGTCATAACAGGATGTCTCTTAAGTATATGGTGAAGAAAACGCTCATCTACCTTCTTGCAGTGGTAAGTTGCATTTTCCACACAGGTGAGATCGCTGTTTGGCCAGCCGTCCAGGTCTGTGTCCTCTCCACAGATGTGACCGTTCCCAGCGTAGCCCGGTTTACATTCGCAGCGGTACATGATGTCGGAGAAGACTCCCAGATAAATGCAATTGGCTTTCTTATTGCAGTCGTGGGTGGCATCCTCGCATGGGTTTCTTGGTGTGCAGACCTGAGGGAAGATTTCATTTAGACATAGTTTTGGCTTTCCCTACTACCTAAATCCTAGTTGAGATTCTTTATATATTTCTAAAGCAGATGACGGGTCAGACCTGTTTATTGGCAACGGCCTGCTCCATTCCCCTGCCGAAGGGCTGTGGTCCGGTGTATCTTGACGGGCAGGGCAGGCAGTTGTAACCCGGTTCTGTGTTCTCACACTGATGGACTCCATTCAGCACAAAACAGGCATCTGGTACTTCTTTGCACTGCAGATATGAAGGATCATTTTAAGCATCCCAAAAGAGAAACGTCTACATTCATTCATGAAAGAGCGCTTTACGTGTCCTCCTTACCTCATCAATGTCTTGACAGTTGATTCCATCTCCAGTGTATCCAACTGGACAATCTCCACATTTCCAGGAGCCGTCAGGGAAGCTTGTGCATTGAGTGCCGGCAAAGCACGGGTTAGACAGACATCCATctgttgatgagcaaaataaacTGGTGTTATCTCATAGCAAGAATTTGCATCTGAatacaaggtttatattttatatcagTACTTGTGTTCGCTGGATTTCGTGACTTACCAATTGGACACGATTGAGAATTGCACAAACGGCTTGCTTTGGCTTCTCCCAGACAGTCTTTACCACCGTATTTGGGGGCAGGGCTGTTACAGAGACGATGTCTGCGCTGAAGTCCTCCACCGCACGTGACAGAACAAGAGTCCCATAGTGACCACGGTCCCCAACCTCCATTCACTGACACGCAAGCACAGAGAGAGAATTGTCATTTCAGTTTCTCTGTCATCAAGAGTCAACAATTTACACAGGAAGAGCAAAATCTACATCAACCAACCACCACTGGTTTTGCTTTGAGACGGCATTTAGGGACAAGTTTACTTAACGTCAGTCGGTATAGAAGCATATTAAACTAATGACTGAATAAAAGTGAGCGTAATAAATACTTGTTTTCATTTCAATCATAAGCAGCACATGCTCACCTGGGCATAAAGGCATCCGACACGACTCGGTCTGGCGACCTTCACCCTGGCAGTCTCTGCCACCCATCTGTGGTGTTGGGGAATTGCACAAGCGGATTCGCGTGATGACGCCGTCTCCACATGTCACCGAACAGGACGACCACGGAGACCAGTGGCTCCAACCTCCGTCCTGCTTGACTGCATTAAAACAATCATGTAAAGATGATTGACATGTACGGTCGACGAGTAGAGGAGCATCTGTTGGATTATCAACTTACAGCGTTTGTCACACTCCTGAGTGAAACAATCTCTCGTCTGAACCGATGTGCCATCGCAGTTTCTGTTGATTCGGTCGCAGGAACGTCCGCGCTGTTGAACGCCTCTGCCGCAGGTCACAGAGCAATGCGTCCATTCAGACCAGGGAGACCAGCCGTCTTCTGCATCATCGTTTGCTAACGGTAAGAAAGGGAAAATGCAATTGGTATATGCAACTCGGTCACCATAAGGAAACCTGTTATTAAAACTGTATAAACATCAGTACTCACGCGTTCCACAGCGTGGACAACATTCACCATCTGGAACGGTGGCATTGGCACAGGGCATCAGTGGGCAAGAGATTTCACGACACACTGTAGCAGAGTTCTGGCAAATATAagcataaaaatgactttaactgAAGCGTCCTGATAGCTGAACATCATCAACAGTGCAGAAAGTCCAGCTACACAatgaaaaatcaacatttctCTGCTGGCATTAGGGTCAAAAATGACCTCTGGCTTGAGAAGAAAAAGTAACTCGAGAAGTAACTATACTAGTGCACCAATTAAACCAGCATTATTTTGCCCTAACCAGCAGCTGGTCTGGACCTTTTAAACACAGAACAACTTCACTAGAAAACTCTCATTTAGGATTCATTTGGCACTTTCAGACATGATGCTCTTGGAAGATTTAAACTTTCATTCATTGAATGTAAGTTTGTCATCTGCGCATGTCTGCGCAGCAGCTGTTCCTGACACGTGCAGTGTGTGCAGCTGTCAATCGTCCATTCGTCTCTATCGTTGTAAACAACACCGTTGTGCAGACAAACTCCTCCGTGGATTTTAATTTGGGTCTTGATTAAGTTGTTATCTGCTGTCTGGTGTCAGGAGAAATACAGAAACACACATTGATATCACACAACCACATAGAAAGAAACACTAAAGACAGCAtcatgagagagagaaaaagagagagagagatagagaaagagagagaaagaaagagagagaaagaaagagagacagcTTTATTTGATTCTCACCACTTGTCGAAGCTCATTTGACAGCTGCTTCACCACAACACCGAGACCTTTGAGTTCTTTAAACATACCGCTCAGATCCTCACAGGAGAAACCACAGATGTCCTGTAAATCTAAAGAGAAAAACATCAATCTTAATTTAACTTCACTCGTATCCATGACAAAACCAAAGAATCGACCCGTTTGAAACTCATACCTTTAGATTTGTGTCCAGTGTAATGTGTGCGGATGGCTGGACTCGATATATTCTCTAAAGTCATGACGTCAGTGATGAAGGCGGCTGTAttgatacacaaacacattaataaAATCAGTCAGATTGTAGCTTTCTGAATgtctttatgttttaaatggATGAGTTTGAGATGATGGTAAAGGAAGAGTCAACCATACATAAGGAGAAATCTCTTTAAAAACCTCATGAGGTGAATAAAGAATGCCCTGCTGGAAAAACCGgtatagaccagcataattcccatgctgtgcatatgctggtccatgctggtttggtgctggtttagctggtggtcatcagcacaaaccagcaccaaaacacaagatagatatgctggtcttgctggttttTCCAGTACTGTATTTTAGTCACTCCATCCAGATGTGTTATTATTTCATAGTTCTGATGACTTTGTACTCAAATGCTGACAGTTTTAAATATAGTGATGTTGATTTGTTGATAAAGAatagatgattttttttaaagacttaCAGCTCTCACAGCCTTTATTGCGTAAAATCGCGTCGACCGTCGTACCAAACACAAAGCGCACATTCTGCAGAACTCCCATGAATaacaaatcataaaaaaaagatCACAATCATTACAAACATCAACACAATACACAGAAATCTGAACCAACACGTCTACCTGatatcacactgcaaaaaatgtatttcttactTTCTTacgtatttttgtcttgttttcaaaatTCTtcaattaaaatacattttcttgatgagcaaaacgacctaagaaaataagtcaaagACGTATTGtgcttaaacaagcaaaaaatctaccAGTGGAGttagaaatgtttttcttgacttaaGTTTCTTGTTTGAGAAAAAAAGTGCAAGTTTGTTTTAAGCAGAAATTcaattaaatgttatgttttggtctaaaaaaaactttattttgctCGTGAATAAAATGCATcttactttaaatgtttttaatatttgtagGCTACTTTTaacatgacaaaaatactaagtaagaaagtcatttttttttgcagtgcatgaaCTGTTTCAGAAGCAGTTTCTCCCATGAATCGATCTGATTTAGTCGCCGGTTTACCGACCCTCAGCTCGGAGATGTCCGCGATGTCCTGACTCAGGATCTGTTGGATCGGAAGATCGAGTTCTTGAGTGTTGATCTCCTCACAGCCCACGTGAAGTTGAGCTCGGTCCTCTTGAATAAACAGCGTGAGGTTCCGCCACTGTCCGTCCGCCACATCCACATCTTCAATGGACACGAGCTGCTGCCCGCTCGCGCTCCGGTACAGCAGATCCACGCTGTTTGCTTTTCCGTTCGATATGATCTCAAAGAGCGAACCGGAACCGTCTTTCATCTCGACGGTGATCAGACTGGCTCGGGTCCGTTTGGCTTGTTTGAGGTTGGCCGTGAGGATGAACCCTCGCTCGGTGTGAATGGAGAACAGAAGGTCCCTGAAGGAGGGCTCGGGTACGGAGGGAATCAGGTTCGGCTTCAGGATCTTATAAGCCGGACTGTTCGGATCCGGACCCTTCACTAAACTCACTCCTACATGATGCTTATGAACATTCGTGAGCTCAAACACATCATAAACGGTGTTATCATCCAGCACTTCTGTTCATTTAAACAGGGAAAAAAATGCAGCTTTCAATAACATCTAAGTTACAGGTATTACACTTTATATTCTAtacatgaataataataataataataattcaatcATGTTTATCTCACCTGCATGTCTGCTGCAGTCAGACCTCCACAACACGAGACATAAAAGCAGAAATCTCAAAGACATCATGAACcctacacaacacaacacaacacaacacaaaacaacacaacacacttTAGCTTAAAATCCATTTATTGTATGAATAATAAAGTGATAAACATTCGAAACAAGATGTTACAAATATTAAACCCTTACCTGAAAAGAGAAGATGAAATGATGAAATGATCTGTGTGTCTTCAGTGCTGAGCTCTATTTAACTCCTTTCACACATTCTTCAGCTGCACTCTCAACCAATCAGCAGCCAGCATGACTCTTATACCcaacataagaaaaaaaaacacacagcacATTCTTTCCATCAGCCAGCAAACTCTATCATATAcacagagagagatagagagagaaacacacaataaatatagtgatttaaataaattatattattatctGATTAATGAACTGAGATTTCagtatttgtatgaatgaatTCCTCTCTGATctaaattaatttattagtgTTGTCGACGTGATGAATATAAACACATAGTTTCACAGTTAGGGTTAGGAAAACACGGCAGTAATACTACAGTActattgtgtgtgtttattctgGAGTGAAGAAAATATCACATGTTATAGTGATGTGATCATTGCTTATAAAACCTGCAGTGAGAGACGCTGACGTCTAACAGAATCTCTCAATCTTTCCATCTACTGATATATAACTCAACCTCTCTGTTCAATATCACTTTAAATCAATGACAGGTGTGTGTTATTATTCTCTAGCCAATGAGTTCttattattcataaatattgaCTCTATTGTGCGTTCACGTGGACATTTGTATTCTTTTTCTTTAATGCACACAGCATAACATTTGCTAAAgctgtgtatttttatttgaattttaatattttactctAATTTGCtttcataaatgtttttaaaactagttatgtAAAATTGTTAGACTTGGGTGCAGAAGGACAAAAATGTCCCCATTGAAAACAATGAGTTTAATCTGTGTTCCATTACAACACAACATCACACATTCTGTATAAACATGCTTTTAGTTTAttggcattttttaaatatttattgacatttttaagttttgacgTATGTACGGTTTTTCCTCAGATTTTCCATGTCGGagtaaatgctgtttttccttTATTTCTGCTTCTGGGGTATAATAGAGCACTGCAGGCAAACTCAATCAAACATGCAGCTaaaattgtgtgtgtttgtgtgatgcGTGACTTGCTACAGCCACTAAATATCAGcagtgaaataataataataatgttacctGTGTTACTTTCATGAAGTGAGAGATGTGGATTCTGATTGAGATCAGATGAAAGAGGATGCTGTAGGAAACGGTGCAGTCTGTGAACTTGAAACACAAACTCTTTAATACTGTGAAAGAAAAGCTACGGTGTGAGAAACTGACCAAACTCTCAGCTGTGATGCTGCTGGTGCTATACTGACGGGTTGCTATGGTGACGGATGTTGCCGTGTGGTTTTCTGAAAGATGCTGAGGTGTTGAAAGAGGATTCTTATGGGTTTGCAGAGATGGTTGGAGTAGTCTTAATTTCATTGTCATGTAACACTAAGATATTCTGTGATAACTCATCTGATATGATCATTTAGTCTTACATCTGACCAACTTAAAACTCACAACAAGATGAACTGTGACCAAACCCAACACGGTggtaaaaacaaacttttactGCTCTTCATATTTCCTGCGTGATTTGAATCTCATCTGTCAAGCTGGATTTACAGACGTGCGTCACTGAAGAAAATCCAGCCTCTTGTCACACCTCTGAGGTGAGTATAAACATGAAGATGATGATCGATTTGCTTTGACTCCCTCAGGTCTGAAGCTTTCCAATCAAAGATGAGTAagatcaggattcaggccctgCAGGCATCATATTCATGCCCCAACAAAGGCACAGATTCAGATTCCAGAGAACTTACTGCATAAGCGCTTGCTTTATTAATTCGATCCTTGATGGAAAAAGCTTGAATCTTTGTCACATTGATGAATCAAAATGTCTTTGTGAGATGTGTTTATATTTGAAGGGTTTCGTCTAACAGACACCGATCTCAAACTAAAAGCTTTCTTCTATCTCATTTGACAGAAAACATCTTAGAAGGCAAGGATTCATTTCCATGTAATGGAGCTGATGTCAGTTTTTGATAACATTACACACGTCATGACCACTCAGGAAAACTCGGTCTATCCTTTGAATAGTTTTAAATCCCACTACAAAACACAAGAGGTATACTGTCTCGGTTCAAACGCGTCCTGTACATTTCTACAGTCatctttacatgcaaatcaaaaaACTGCAGCAGaactaaaaacatttttcactCTTTATCTACTTTAAGAGTTTTCTGACGACAGGTTTGGATGCTTTGGAGATGATAACAGCTATCTGaatgtgataaatgataaaacTATTCACTTACAATAACTTTCATAATT
This is a stretch of genomic DNA from Misgurnus anguillicaudatus chromosome 7, ASM2758022v2, whole genome shotgun sequence. It encodes these proteins:
- the thbs1a gene encoding thrombospondin-1 is translated as MMSLRFLLLCLVLWRSDCSRHAEVLDDNTVYDVFELTNVHKHHVGVSLVKGPDPNSPAYKILKPNLIPSVPEPSFRDLLFSIHTERGFILTANLKQAKRTRASLITVEMKDGSGSLFEIISNGKANSVDLLYRSASGQQLVSIEDVDVADGQWRNLTLFIQEDRAQLHVGCEEINTQELDLPIQQILSQDIADISELRVGKPATKSDRFMGVLQNVRFVFGTTVDAILRNKGCESSAFITDVMTLENISSPAIRTHYTGHKSKDLQDICGFSCEDLSGMFKELKGLGVVVKQLSNELRQVTADNNLIKTQIKIHGGVCLHNGVVYNDRDEWTIDSCTHCTCQNSATVCREISCPLMPCANATVPDGECCPRCGTPNDDAEDGWSPWSEWTHCSVTCGRGVQQRGRSCDRINRNCDGTSVQTRDCFTQECDKRFKQDGGWSHWSPWSSCSVTCGDGVITRIRLCNSPTPQMGGRDCQGEGRQTESCRMPLCPVNGGWGPWSLWDSCSVTCGGGLQRRHRLCNSPAPKYGGKDCLGEAKASRLCNSQSCPIDGCLSNPCFAGTQCTSFPDGSWKCGDCPVGYTGDGINCQDIDECKEVPDACFVLNGVHQCENTEPGYNCLPCPSRYTGPQPFGRGMEQAVANKQVCTPRNPCEDATHDCNKKANCIYLGVFSDIMYRCECKPGYAGNGHICGEDTDLDGWPNSDLTCVENATYHCKKDNCPDLPNSGQEDYDKDGTGDACDSDDDNDGIPDDGDNCPFVFNPRQYDQDRDQVGDGCDNCPHDSNPEQTDTDNNGEGDACAIDIDGDGILNEKDNCPYVYNTEQKDSDWDGVGDHCDNCPLQHNPDQIDSDSDNVGDMCDSNQDIDEDGHQNNLDNCPYVPNANQADHDKDGKGDACDFDDDNDGVPDDKDNCRLAPNPDQLDSDGDGRGDACKYDFDQDNVPDINDVCPENFAISETDFRRFQMVPLDPTGTSQIDPNWVVRHRGKELLQTVNCDPGIAVGYDEFNAVDFSGTFFINTDRDDDYAGFVFGYQSSSRFYVVMWKQITQTYWSHTPTKAQGYSGLSIKVVNSTTGPGEHLRNALWHTGDTQGQVRTLWHDPKNIGWKDYTAYRWQLVHRPKTGHIRVIMYEGKKVMADSGSIHDKTYAGGRLGLFVFSQEMVYFSDLKYECRDV